The sequence CGGTTTCAACTGCTAAAAATGGAGGCCAAGCAAGCCTTGGGCCTCCTAACAGGCACCTTTGACTTAGTTTTCTTGGACCCTCCGTATGCCAAGGAAGAGATTGTTCGCGATATCGAAACCTTGTGCGAGCGCCATCTCTTGTCAGAGGACATCTTAATTGTGTGCGAAACCGATAAACACGTAGAACTTCCTGAGGAAATCGGACAAGTGGGAATCTGGAAAGAAAAAATCTATGGAATTAGTAAGGTAACAGTATATGTCAGATAGAAGTGGATTGTTTACAGGATCGTTTGATCCGATTACCATTGGGCATGTGCAATTGATCGAGCGAGCTAGTCGCTTGTTTGACCGTGTCTATGTCGGAATTTTTTATAATCCGGAAAAAGTCGGACTTTTTTCTATTGAGCAGCGCGTGCGCATGGTAGAAGGGGCCTTGGCTCATTTGGAAAATGTTGAAATTGTGACGTCAACTCAAGAGTTGGCTGTGACAGTGGCGCGCAATCTTGGGGTCATCACCTTGATCCGAGGCTTGCGCAATGCACAGGATCTGGTATACGAAGCCAATATGGATTATTTTAATCACCAGTTGGCGCCTGAATTGGAGACGGTTTATCTCTACGCCCAGCCTCCTTACCAGGCCATTAGTTCAACGCGTATTCGAGAGTTGCTGGCTTTTCAGCAGGATATCTCACCTTATGTACCAAATAGTGTAATGGAGGAAATCAAAGATGACACAAGCGAATAAACCAAGCTTGCCTACAAAAAAGAAAAAAGGACGATTGAAAGAATACCGATGGCCGATTGCAGGCGTTCTTTTCTTGCTCCTTTTGCTCTCTGCTTTTGTGATTCGCCTTCCCTATTATATTGAGATGCCAGGAACGGCAGAAGATATTCGATCGGTCATGACAGTGGATGGAAAAATGGATACCAAGTCAGGATCCTATGACTTTGTAACCGTAGCAGTGAAAGAAGCGACCCCGGCTGATTTGATCTATGCTTGGGCGACACCTTTTACAGATATCTACTCTGCCAAGGATATGACAGGTGGTAGTTCGAGCCAAGAATTTACGCGGATTAACCAATTCTATATGGAAACCTCGCAAAATATGGCCATCTACCAAGGGCTAAAGACAGCTGGAAAAGAAACCCAGATGGACTTTCTAGGTGTTTATGTCATGCAAGTAGCAGATGACTCGACCTTTAAGGGAATCTTGAACATTGCGGATACCGTCACCGGTGTGAATGGGAAGACCTTTAAGAGTTCCAAAGAATTGATTGATTATGTTGGTTCTCAAAAAATTGGCGACCCCGTTTCGGTGACCTATATCGAGGATGGACAAACCAAGACAGCAGATGGGAAGATCATCAAATTGTCCAACGGGAAAAACGGAATCGGAATTAGCCTGATCGACCGGACTGAAGCCAAAGGCGATGTTCCTGTCCAATTTGCGACTCAAGGGATTGGTGGCCCAAGTGCCGGCATGATGTTTAGCCTAGCCATCTACACTCAAGTAGCTGATCCAGATCTTCGTCAGGGACGCCATATTGCAGGGACAGGAACCATTAACCAAGATGGGACGGTTGGCGATATCGGTGGGATTGACAAGAAAGTCGTCGCAGCCGATAAAGAAGGAGCAGAAATTTTCTTTGCCCCTAATAATCCAGTTTCCAAAGAAGAAAAGAAAGCCAATCCCAAGGCCAAATCAAACTATGAAACCGCTAAAGAAGCAGCGAAACAAATTCATTCGAAGATGAAAATCGTTCCCGTCAAAACACTTCAAGACGCCATTGATTATTTGAAGAAGAAGTAGAAGTATCTTGTTAGATCAGTCTCGTACTTGAAAGTACGAGGTAGAGTTGGCAGATAGGAAGATTCACCTTCTAATCAAATTCAAGTTTTTGCTTATCAATCTCTCTATTTTTAGAGGGATTTTTTCTTTATACTGGTATCAGAAAGAAAGGGAGGTAGTGAAATGATTCAAACCAGTTTGTTTTCCATTTCAGTATTCTTAGCGGGAGTTCTATCCTTTTTCTCCCCATGTATTTTGCCACTGATGCCAGTCTATGTAGGGATTCTATTGGATTCTGAACGCGTGAAGACGGTTCGAATTTTTGGAAGAGACATTTCTTGGTATGGCTTGGTGAAGACTCTTTGTTTTATCGCAGGTCTATCAACTGTTTTCCTAATTCTAGGATATGGTGCAGGGGCCCTTGGCCAGGTGCTTTATGCTCCATGGTTTCGCTATCTGCTAGGAGGGATTGTGATCTTATTAGGGATTCACCAAATGGACGTGATCAATCTGAGACAACTCCAAAAACAAAAGACCATCCAACTCAAAAAGAATCGGGAGCGCAATGAATTCTTCAATGCTTTTCTGATAGGGGTTACCTTCAGTTTTGGTTGGACCCCTTGTGTCGGACCAGTTTTGAGTTCGGTTCTAGCCATTGCCGCTTCTGGAGGAGATGGTGCTTTACAAGGTGTTTTCCTGATGCTGGTCTATACATTAGGCTTGGCTCTGCCTTTCTTGCTTTTGGCCTTAGCTTCTAGCTGGGTTCTACAACATTTTGCTAAACTCAAGCCCCATATGGGAACCTTGAAAAAAATTGGTGGTGCCCTCATCATCTTGATGGGTATCTTGCTGATGCTAGGAAATCTTAATAGCCTCGCATCTTTATTTCACTAATCTTAAGGGATTAAAGGAGAAAAATCATGAAAAAAATTCTTACACTGACCATTGCTACGCTTAGCCTCGTTACTTTAGCAGCTTGTTCTGGTCAAAAATCGGATTCAGATATGAAAAAAATGGACAATAGTAGCATGATGAAGAAGGACGATATGAAAAAGGATGATATGAAGGATTCATCCATGTCCGATGATAAAATGAAAAAAGAAGACATGAAAGATTCATCTATGATGTCTGACAGCAGTTCTGAAATGAAGGACGATATGAAAAAAGATGAGATGAAATCTAGCGATTCTAGCATGAAGGAGGATACGAGCAACTCATCGGAAATGAAATCAGACAAGGAATGAAAGAAAGGAGAGGTCATCTGAGGATGACTTTCTCCTTGTTTAAAGAGGTGATAATGATGAAAAAATTAGCTTTAATAGCTACAGGATTCGTATGCGCTGGACTTTTGGGGGCTTGTTCGAGTCAAGGAATGGCTACTTCCAATAAGGGCATGAGCCAACAAACAGCCAAAGCTGGGGCTAGGCAACCATCTGGCAAGAAAGTGAAGGAGTTTAGCTTGCAAGGAGTGGATGGCAAGACCTACCGCTTATCTGATTACAAGGGAAAGAAAGTTTACCTCAAATTTTGGGCTTCCTGGTGCTCTATTTGCCTGTCGACGTTAGAGGATACCAATGAGTTGGCAAAAGAAGAGGCAGGTAAGGATTACGTGGTTTTATCCGTTGTAGCTCCAACCTTTAATGGTGAAAAATCAGCAGCAGATTTCAAAAATTGGTACCAGTCTTTGGACTACAAGGATTTCCCAGTCTTACTGGATAATAAAGGAGATTTGCTCAAAGAATATGGGATTCGGTCTTATCCATCGGCACTCTTTATCAATAGTGATGGGACTTTATCGAAGAGTCATATTGGCTATATGAATAAAGAGGATATCCTCAAGACCCTAGAGAACATGCAGTAAGGAGATAGACAATGGAAACAAAATGGAAAGTAGGTTTGATTCTTCTCATTGGCTTGCTATCGATTGGTTTCTTTTTCTTTAGTAAGGGATCAAACGGAATGGATCGATCAGAAACAAGCACGGAGATGATTAAAAAAGCATCGATGAGTCAGACTCCAGTAGCCAAAAAGGAAACAAAGGAAACGGTTGATCCAAAGGATCAGCGTGAAATTTATTTGGCTGGTGGTTGCTTCTGGGGCGTAGAGGAATATTTCTCCCGTGTTCCAGGTGTGATTGATGCCGTATCAGGATACGCCAATGGAAAGGGAGAAACGACCAAGTATGAATTAGTCCCTCAAACAGGCCATGCCGAAACAGTTCACATCACCTACAATGTCAAGAAGGTGTCTCTGAAAGAATTGCTCCTGCATTATTTCCGGATTATCGACCCAACGTCGAAGAATCGTCAAGGAAATGATCAAGGAACTCAATACCGAACAGGTGTCTATTATGTCTCTCAAGAAGACCTTCCAACCATTAACCAAGTCTTTGAAGAAGAAGCAAAAAAATACGACAAACCGTTAGTAGTGGAAAAAGAGCCACTGACCAATTTCATCAAGGCTGAGGACTACCACCAGGATTATCTAAAGAAGCATCCAAATGGGTACTGCCATATCGATGTCAATCAGGCTTCTTATCCTGTTATTGATGCTAGCCGCTACTCCAAGACAAGCGATGAGGAGATCAAAAAGAAGTTATCTCCTGAAGAGTATGCGGTGACACAAAAAAATGATACCGAACGGGCCTTCTCCAATCGTTACTGGGATCAGTTTGATGCCGGTATTTATGTAGATGTCGTGACTGGTGAGCCTCTCTTCTCCTCTAAGGATAAATTTGATTCGGGTTGTGGTTGGCCAAGTTTCAGTCGGCCTATTAGTCCTGATGTGGCCATCTATAAGGAGGATAAGAGTTTCAATATGACTCGGACAGAAGTTCGGAGCCGTGTGGGAAATTCCCATCTAGGTCATGTTTTTACTGATGGTCCCAAGGAAAAAGGCGGCCTTCGCTATTGCATCAATAGTTTGTCTATTACCTTCATTCCCAAAGCAGAAATGAAAGAAAAGGGCTACGGTTATTTATTGGACTATGTCTGAGACAATTCAGTCTATAATTTGCTATAATAAGTATAGCAAAAACAAGTAGGTGAAAGACATGTACGCGATCATGATTGTGGAAGATGAAGAGCTTATCCGGCAGGGTCTGACTTCCTTAGTGGACTATGAACAGTTTGGAATGACCGTCATCAACCAGGCAGAAAATGGCCGTGAGGCCTGGGAGAAGTTTCAAGAGCAACCAGCCGATATCCTTCTAACTGATATCAATATGCCACAAATGAACGGCTTGGATCTGGCCCATCTCGTCAAAGAGAAGTCTCCGTCTTGTCATATCATTTTTTTGACAGGTTATGATGACTTTGAGTTTGCGAGAAAAGCCATCAAGTTAGGTGCAGATGATTATTTGCTGAAGCCTTTTTCAAAAGATGATATTGAAGAGATGTTAGCAAAGGTGAAAAGAAAACTCGATGAAGAGCGAAAGAAAGCGCAAGTCGAAGATTTGGTCAGTCATGGTTATTCGACAGACTTAGAAGAAGCCATTCATGCTCGTTTGGCAGATTCCCAGTTAACCCTAAAGAATCTGGCCTATCAACTTGGTTTCAGTGCCTCTTATCTAAGTGTATTGATCAAGAAAAAATTGGGACTCTCCTTCCAAGACTACCTCATTCAAGAGCGAATGAAGAAGGCTCAACTCTTGCTTCTCACGACAGATCTAAAGATTTATGAGATCGCCGATCAGGTGGGTTTTGAAGATATGAACTATTTTTCTCAACGCTTTAAGCAGGTTGTTGGGGTGACACCAAGGCAGTACAAAAAAGGAGAGCATGAATGAAACGATACCCCTTGCTGGTTCAGCTGGTCCTCTACTTTTTTCTCTTCATTCTCTTGCTGTTTGGTCTTATCGGTAGCCTCTATTATCAAACGAGTTCAGGAACGATCCGCCAGCTAACGGAGCGGACGACAAGAAATAGTATTGATCAAAGCAGTCAGTTTATCACCTCCTATCTAAAAAAATTAAAGCAGACCACGACGGTTCTTAGCAAGGAACAGGCTGTTCGCCAATTTGCTCAAGATAGGAGTGCGGATCAAGAGACGGTTCAGCACTTGATGCGAACGATGATTGAAACGGATCCGGACCTGGTCTCAGCAGTCCTGGTGACCAAGGATGGACGTCTGGTAGCGACAGATTCCAAAATCAGCATGCAGACTTCATCAGATATGATGAATGAAAGCTGGTATCAAGAGGCGATTAAAGAAAGAGCCATGCCGGTCTTGACGCCAGCTCGAAAGGAATCCTTGACTTCGGAAAAAGAAAAATGGGTGGTTTCTATTACCCAAGAAGTGGTCGATCAGGCTGGTCAAAATCTCGGAGTAGTACGCTTGGATATTGGCTACGATAGCCTTCAGGCTTACTTGGATCACCTTCAACTAGGGAAACAAGGCTTTAGTTTTATCATTAATCAAAAGCATGAGTTTGTCTACCATCCTAAAAAGGCGGTCTATTCCTCCAGCCAAGAAATGCAGGCCATGCAGCCCTATATTGCTGTGAAAGATGGCTATGCTAAAGAAGGACAGAATTTTATCTATCAGGTTCCGATTCCAAATAGTGATTGGACCTTGATTGGAGTGGCTTCACTTGAAGGACTTCAGATGCTTCAGTCGCAGCTCCTGTACTCTTTCATTGGTCTAGGATTACTGGCCTTGATCATGTGTTTAATAGGGATTACCTTTGTTCTGCGTTTGTGGATCAAACCCTTACGAGACCTTCAGACTATCATTTTGAGGATTGGAGCAGGAGATGCCAACTTGAGGGCTGCAGCCAAAGGATCTCCAGAATTGGTCGACCTCGCTCAAGCTTTTAATGCCATGTTGGACCAAATCGATAACCTCATGCAACAGGTTAAGGAAGAGGAGCATAACGCACGGCGGTACGAGTTGCGGGCACTTTCGGCTCAGATTAATCCGCATTTTCTCTACAATACCTTGGATACGATTGTCTGGATGGCGGAGTTTAACGATAGTCGGCGCGTGGTCGATATCACTAAGTCTCTGGCTCAATATTTTCGACTGGCTCTTAACCAAGGCCAGGAACAAATCCTACTGAGTGATGAAATCGACCATGTCCGCCAGTATCTTTTCATTCAGAAGCAACGTTATGGAGAAAAGCTCCACTATGAAATTCTAGAAGATGAACGGTTGGGCGACTATCAGCTTCCAAAATTAGTGCTTCAGCCCTTAGTGGAAAATGCGATTTACCATGGTATTAAAGAGATCGATCGGCCAGGTCTCATTCGAGTGACAACTGAAGTCAGTGGAGACTACGCCTGCGTATCGATTTTTGACAATGGACGAGGGTTTGATTTATCAGAATCAACAGACCAACCCCTTCTTCGTTTAGGAGGTGTTGGCTTGAACAATGTGGACCAACGATTGCATCTTCAATTTGGCGAAGCCTATCATATGGAGATTGATTCTAAGGCCAATAGCTATACGAAAATCACTCTTTATTTGCCCCTTTCATCCGGCAATGAATATTCATAGAGGCTGGGACACAAGTCCTAGCCTCTCAATTATTTTTGGATTGTCGAGCAAGACGCAGTGGTTGAGTGGGCTCTACTACGCTAATTTCATCAGCTTTTACAGCCCTACTCAACTGTGCGGAGGTGGGACGACGAAATCGAATTCTAACGAATTACCGATTTCTGTCCCACTCTCTTTTTGCACTCAAAGGAATTTCAACTCTTTTCTAGTCAAATCTGACGCAAGTCATCAAATTTATGATAAAATAAAGTGTTATAGTAAATAGATTTTGATGAAGGAACACTATGCGAAAAGAGATTGACCCTGAATTATATAATTACAATAAATTTCCTGGACCTGTCTTTCATCAGGTAGGAGACCAAATCCGTTCAGAAAACCTCTCCTTTGAGCTCTTGAAAAATGAGAAGGAAGCTTTTGATGCGACTGTTTTTGGTCAGCGATTTTCTGAGATTTTAACCAAGTTTGATTACATTGTTGGTGATTGGAGCAATGAGCAGTTGCGCTTGCGTGGCTTTTATAAAGAAGAACGCGATGTTGCAACGATGGATAAATTAAGTCGCTTAGACGATTATCTATTGGAATATTGTAGCTATGGTTGTGCTTATTTTGTCCTTGAAAATAAGGAGCCTCATCGTGCTTCTTTTGATAAGAAATCACCGGTCAAAAAAGCTCAATCAGAAGAAAGAGAGCCCAAGAAGCGTTCGCGCAATCGCAAACAAAAAGATCGTTTCCAAAAACGAGAACGCGACAAGGGACAACCAGCGAATAACTCGAAAAAAACAAGACCGTCTGCTGAAACGAAAAAAACAACGAAGACGAACAACAAACGTCATTTTGTGATTCGACAAAAAGAGGAGTAAGAAAGAATGAAACCATCCATTTATAGTTTAACACGCCAAGATATGATTGATTGGGCGGAAGAAAACGGCGAAAAGAAATTCCGTGCAGCACAAATCTGGGAATGGCTCTATCGCAAACGCGTCCAGTCCTTCGAAGAAATGACCAACCTTTCTAAGGACTTGATTGCTAAGTTGAATGATCAGTTTGTCGTCAACCCACTCAAGCAACGAATCGTGCAAGAGTCAGCAG comes from Streptococcus parasanguinis ATCC 15912 and encodes:
- a CDS encoding response regulator transcription factor, producing the protein MYAIMIVEDEELIRQGLTSLVDYEQFGMTVINQAENGREAWEKFQEQPADILLTDINMPQMNGLDLAHLVKEKSPSCHIIFLTGYDDFEFARKAIKLGADDYLLKPFSKDDIEEMLAKVKRKLDEERKKAQVEDLVSHGYSTDLEEAIHARLADSQLTLKNLAYQLGFSASYLSVLIKKKLGLSFQDYLIQERMKKAQLLLLTTDLKIYEIADQVGFEDMNYFSQRFKQVVGVTPRQYKKGEHE
- a CDS encoding cache domain-containing sensor histidine kinase gives rise to the protein MKRYPLLVQLVLYFFLFILLLFGLIGSLYYQTSSGTIRQLTERTTRNSIDQSSQFITSYLKKLKQTTTVLSKEQAVRQFAQDRSADQETVQHLMRTMIETDPDLVSAVLVTKDGRLVATDSKISMQTSSDMMNESWYQEAIKERAMPVLTPARKESLTSEKEKWVVSITQEVVDQAGQNLGVVRLDIGYDSLQAYLDHLQLGKQGFSFIINQKHEFVYHPKKAVYSSSQEMQAMQPYIAVKDGYAKEGQNFIYQVPIPNSDWTLIGVASLEGLQMLQSQLLYSFIGLGLLALIMCLIGITFVLRLWIKPLRDLQTIILRIGAGDANLRAAAKGSPELVDLAQAFNAMLDQIDNLMQQVKEEEHNARRYELRALSAQINPHFLYNTLDTIVWMAEFNDSRRVVDITKSLAQYFRLALNQGQEQILLSDEIDHVRQYLFIQKQRYGEKLHYEILEDERLGDYQLPKLVLQPLVENAIYHGIKEIDRPGLIRVTTEVSGDYACVSIFDNGRGFDLSESTDQPLLRLGGVGLNNVDQRLHLQFGEAYHMEIDSKANSYTKITLYLPLSSGNEYS
- the msrB gene encoding peptide-methionine (R)-S-oxide reductase MsrB; the protein is METKWKVGLILLIGLLSIGFFFFSKGSNGMDRSETSTEMIKKASMSQTPVAKKETKETVDPKDQREIYLAGGCFWGVEEYFSRVPGVIDAVSGYANGKGETTKYELVPQTGHAETVHITYNVKKVSLKELLLHYFRIIDPTSKNRQGNDQGTQYRTGVYYVSQEDLPTINQVFEEEAKKYDKPLVVEKEPLTNFIKAEDYHQDYLKKHPNGYCHIDVNQASYPVIDASRYSKTSDEEIKKKLSPEEYAVTQKNDTERAFSNRYWDQFDAGIYVDVVTGEPLFSSKDKFDSGCGWPSFSRPISPDVAIYKEDKSFNMTRTEVRSRVGNSHLGHVFTDGPKEKGGLRYCINSLSITFIPKAEMKEKGYGYLLDYV
- a CDS encoding redoxin family protein; translation: MKKLALIATGFVCAGLLGACSSQGMATSNKGMSQQTAKAGARQPSGKKVKEFSLQGVDGKTYRLSDYKGKKVYLKFWASWCSICLSTLEDTNELAKEEAGKDYVVLSVVAPTFNGEKSAADFKNWYQSLDYKDFPVLLDNKGDLLKEYGIRSYPSALFINSDGTLSKSHIGYMNKEDILKTLENMQ
- a CDS encoding SepM family pheromone-processing serine protease, encoding MTQANKPSLPTKKKKGRLKEYRWPIAGVLFLLLLLSAFVIRLPYYIEMPGTAEDIRSVMTVDGKMDTKSGSYDFVTVAVKEATPADLIYAWATPFTDIYSAKDMTGGSSSQEFTRINQFYMETSQNMAIYQGLKTAGKETQMDFLGVYVMQVADDSTFKGILNIADTVTGVNGKTFKSSKELIDYVGSQKIGDPVSVTYIEDGQTKTADGKIIKLSNGKNGIGISLIDRTEAKGDVPVQFATQGIGGPSAGMMFSLAIYTQVADPDLRQGRHIAGTGTINQDGTVGDIGGIDKKVVAADKEGAEIFFAPNNPVSKEEKKANPKAKSNYETAKEAAKQIHSKMKIVPVKTLQDAIDYLKKK
- a CDS encoding YutD family protein, producing MRKEIDPELYNYNKFPGPVFHQVGDQIRSENLSFELLKNEKEAFDATVFGQRFSEILTKFDYIVGDWSNEQLRLRGFYKEERDVATMDKLSRLDDYLLEYCSYGCAYFVLENKEPHRASFDKKSPVKKAQSEEREPKKRSRNRKQKDRFQKRERDKGQPANNSKKTRPSAETKKTTKTNNKRHFVIRQKEE
- the ccdA2 gene encoding thiol-disulfide oxidoreductase-associated membrane protein CcdA2, whose product is MIQTSLFSISVFLAGVLSFFSPCILPLMPVYVGILLDSERVKTVRIFGRDISWYGLVKTLCFIAGLSTVFLILGYGAGALGQVLYAPWFRYLLGGIVILLGIHQMDVINLRQLQKQKTIQLKKNRERNEFFNAFLIGVTFSFGWTPCVGPVLSSVLAIAASGGDGALQGVFLMLVYTLGLALPFLLLALASSWVLQHFAKLKPHMGTLKKIGGALIILMGILLMLGNLNSLASLFH
- the coaD gene encoding pantetheine-phosphate adenylyltransferase; translated protein: MSDRSGLFTGSFDPITIGHVQLIERASRLFDRVYVGIFYNPEKVGLFSIEQRVRMVEGALAHLENVEIVTSTQELAVTVARNLGVITLIRGLRNAQDLVYEANMDYFNHQLAPELETVYLYAQPPYQAISSTRIRELLAFQQDISPYVPNSVMEEIKDDTSE